Proteins encoded within one genomic window of Acidimicrobiales bacterium:
- the scpB gene encoding SMC-Scp complex subunit ScpB: MTDLGDRLRSATKRAIEALVLVAEEPLTSHLLAQLLEVSPTVVDELCRELADGYDADGRGFQLVRVAGGWRYQTHPDLAPYVERLVLEGQSGKLSAAALETLAIVAYKQPLSRAQVASIRGVSVDGVMRTLQQRGYIDEIGKDPGPGQAILFGTTRQFLEKLGIDSLDELPPLREFVPAADVVEQLERGLRPDREPLRPEDAMPRDDTALDDDLDGDDLGPQVEGLGDLGDDEAEDEDDDVGPDESDDLEELDFVDTYFDDEDDTPAARSEG, translated from the coding sequence TGACGTCGCACCTGCTGGCGCAGCTGCTCGAGGTGTCGCCGACGGTGGTCGACGAGCTGTGCCGTGAGCTGGCCGACGGCTACGACGCCGACGGTCGGGGCTTCCAGCTCGTGCGGGTGGCCGGTGGCTGGCGCTACCAGACCCACCCCGACCTGGCGCCCTACGTCGAGCGGCTGGTGCTCGAGGGCCAGAGCGGCAAGCTGTCGGCCGCGGCGCTGGAGACGCTGGCGATCGTCGCCTACAAGCAGCCGCTGTCCCGGGCGCAGGTGGCGTCGATCCGAGGCGTGAGCGTCGACGGCGTGATGCGGACGCTGCAGCAGCGCGGCTACATCGACGAGATCGGCAAGGACCCGGGGCCCGGCCAGGCGATCCTGTTCGGCACCACCCGGCAGTTCCTGGAGAAGCTGGGCATCGACAGCCTCGACGAGCTGCCGCCGCTGCGGGAGTTCGTGCCCGCCGCCGACGTGGTGGAGCAGCTGGAGCGGGGCCTGCGCCCCGATCGGGAGCCGCTGCGGCCCGAGGACGCCATGCCGCGGGACGACACGGCCCTCGACGACGATCTCGACGGCGACGACCTCGGCCCGCAGGTCGAGGGCCTCGGGGACCTCGGGGACGACGAGGCCGAGGACGAGGACGACGACGTCGGTCCCGACGAGTCCGACGACCTCGAGGAGCTCGACTTCGTCGACACCTACTTCGACGACGAGGACGACACCCCCGCCGCCCGCAGCGAGGGTTAG
- a CDS encoding pseudouridine synthase — MTDDVEDVEGERLQKVLARAGLGSRRVCDEMVADRRVTVNGVLAEPGARVDPETDRIEVDGVTIGVRPGLVYYLVNKARGVVSTSSDPQGRPTVVGLVPAEPRVFSVGRLDADTEGLLLLTNDGDLAQRVAHPSHGVDKEYLAEVKGKPSRGALRQLRDGVELDDGRTAPAKVSLVGDGALRIVLHEGRNRQVRRMCEAVGHPVRRLVRTRIGPLTDRKLAPGEWRELTQAEVRSMERATGAARR; from the coding sequence GTGACCGACGACGTCGAGGATGTCGAGGGCGAGCGGCTGCAGAAGGTGCTGGCCCGGGCCGGGCTGGGCAGCCGGCGGGTGTGCGACGAGATGGTCGCCGACAGGCGCGTCACCGTGAACGGCGTGCTCGCCGAGCCGGGCGCCCGGGTCGACCCGGAGACCGACCGCATCGAGGTGGACGGCGTGACGATCGGCGTCCGCCCCGGCCTCGTCTACTACCTGGTGAACAAGGCGCGGGGCGTGGTGTCGACGTCGTCCGATCCCCAGGGCCGCCCCACCGTGGTCGGCCTGGTGCCCGCCGAGCCCCGGGTGTTCTCCGTCGGCCGTCTCGACGCCGACACCGAGGGCCTCCTGCTGCTCACCAACGACGGCGACCTGGCGCAGCGGGTGGCCCACCCGTCGCACGGCGTCGACAAGGAGTACCTCGCCGAGGTGAAGGGCAAGCCCAGCCGGGGGGCTCTGCGGCAGCTGCGCGACGGCGTCGAGCTGGACGACGGTCGCACCGCACCCGCCAAGGTGTCGCTGGTGGGCGACGGCGCTCTGCGCATCGTGCTGCACGAGGGCCGCAACCGGCAGGTGCGGCGGATGTGCGAGGCGGTCGGCCACCCGGTGCGGCGGCTGGTGCGCACCCGCATCGGCCCGCTGACCGACCGGAAGCTGGCGCCGGGGGAGTGGCGGGAGCTCACGCAGGCCGAAGTGCGTTCCATGGAGCGCGCCACCGGAGCGGCGCGCCGCTAG
- the aroH gene encoding chorismate mutase: protein MPPTIRALRGATTIDVDEKEHLFERVIALLEALFDRNDIDHDDVVSVIMTATPDVHSAFPAVAARKFGLGDIPLLCAQELDVRDATPLCIRVLVHLTTERTRPELHHVYLEGARNLRDDLPD, encoded by the coding sequence ATGCCCCCGACCATCCGCGCCCTCCGTGGCGCCACGACCATCGACGTGGACGAGAAGGAGCACCTGTTCGAGCGGGTGATCGCGCTGCTGGAGGCGCTCTTCGACCGCAACGACATCGACCACGACGACGTCGTCAGCGTGATCATGACCGCCACGCCGGACGTGCACAGCGCCTTCCCGGCCGTGGCGGCCCGCAAGTTCGGCCTCGGCGACATCCCGCTGCTGTGCGCCCAGGAGCTCGACGTCCGCGACGCCACCCCGCTCTGCATCCGGGTGCTGGTCCACCTGACCACCGAGCGGACCCGCCCCGAGCTGCACCACGTCTACCTCGAGGGCGCGCGCAACCTGCGCGACGACCTGCCCGACTGA
- a CDS encoding prephenate dehydrogenase/arogenate dehydrogenase family protein produces the protein MALRRLGWHVTGRDLEADRATQALRLGALDAVGDDPEATVTFVATPVRSVAGEVQEALAKTSGLVTDVGSVKAPIVGAVSDARFVGGHPMAGSEQEGVEGATPDLFQGATWVLTPTAGTDAGAYSQVQQLVVAFGAEVVALSAERHDELVAVISHVPHLTAATLMRLAAGRGEEQRALLRLAAGGFRDMTRIAGGSSAIWPDICGENRLAIVDVMDELLAALGEMRDVVARGDRSQLLDALEEARAARVNLPVLIGPADDLRELRIPVPDRPGVLADVTTLATDLDVNIADLEIAHSSEGPRGVLIVLVEATAVPVLREALAAKGYRSSVHPVDGLQA, from the coding sequence ATGGCGCTGCGGCGGCTGGGCTGGCACGTGACCGGCCGCGACCTCGAGGCCGACCGGGCGACGCAGGCGCTGCGGCTGGGGGCCCTCGACGCCGTCGGCGACGACCCCGAGGCCACCGTCACCTTCGTCGCCACCCCCGTGCGGTCGGTGGCGGGCGAGGTGCAGGAGGCGCTGGCGAAGACGTCGGGCCTGGTGACCGACGTGGGCAGCGTGAAGGCCCCGATCGTCGGGGCCGTGAGCGACGCCCGGTTCGTGGGCGGTCACCCCATGGCCGGCTCCGAGCAGGAGGGCGTCGAGGGCGCCACCCCCGACCTGTTCCAAGGCGCCACCTGGGTGCTCACCCCCACGGCCGGCACCGACGCTGGGGCCTACTCCCAGGTGCAGCAGCTGGTGGTCGCCTTCGGGGCCGAGGTGGTGGCGCTGTCGGCCGAGCGCCACGACGAGCTGGTGGCCGTGATCTCGCACGTGCCCCACCTGACCGCGGCGACGCTGATGCGCCTGGCCGCCGGGCGGGGCGAGGAGCAGCGGGCGCTGCTGCGGCTGGCCGCGGGCGGCTTCCGCGACATGACCCGCATCGCCGGCGGCAGCTCGGCGATCTGGCCCGACATCTGCGGCGAGAACCGGCTGGCCATCGTCGACGTGATGGACGAGCTGCTGGCGGCGCTCGGGGAGATGCGCGACGTGGTGGCCCGTGGCGACCGGTCGCAGCTCCTCGACGCGCTGGAGGAGGCCCGGGCCGCCCGGGTGAACCTGCCGGTGCTGATCGGGCCGGCCGACGACCTGCGCGAGCTGCGCATCCCCGTGCCCGACCGTCCGGGCGTGCTGGCCGACGTCACCACGCTGGCCACCGACCTCGACGTCAACATCGCCGACCTGGAGATCGCCCACTCGTCCGAGGGGCCACGCGGTGTGCTGATCGTCCTGGTGGAGGCCACCGCGGTGCCGGTGCTGCGGGAGGCGCTGGCAGCCAAGGGCTACCGCTCGTCGGTGCACCCGGTCGACGGCCTCCAGGCCTGA